One genomic region from Deltaproteobacteria bacterium encodes:
- a CDS encoding SDR family oxidoreductase, producing MGLLDGKVAIVTGAGRGIGKSEAVALANEGAKVVVNDLGGSLHGAGSEAMVADEVVKEINDSGGTAAANYSDISTLDGADAMIWTALSRFGRLDILVNNAGIIRDRTLLNMSEEDWDLVLKVHAKGTFMCARAAARKMRIQNEGGVIINTTSMSGLIGNFGQINYGLAKAGMYAFTKIAAMELARYGIRVHAVCPNAYTRMTADLPGFKDITEEMLSPDAIAPVVVFLASDLAKDLNGRVIGAHGGVGGGKVYEFKMTVADGYFQKKGLPSALEIAENIGQVLNAVPDLNMLSVMQAE from the coding sequence ATGGGACTGTTAGACGGAAAGGTAGCCATTGTTACCGGTGCAGGCAGAGGAATTGGCAAATCAGAGGCTGTGGCCCTGGCTAACGAGGGAGCTAAAGTGGTGGTTAACGACCTGGGCGGCAGCCTGCACGGTGCAGGCAGCGAGGCTATGGTTGCCGACGAGGTTGTCAAGGAAATCAATGACAGCGGCGGGACAGCCGCGGCTAACTACTCGGACATCAGCACCCTGGACGGCGCTGACGCCATGATCTGGACGGCCCTGTCCCGGTTTGGAAGGCTGGATATCCTGGTCAATAACGCCGGAATCATAAGGGACAGGACTCTTTTGAATATGAGTGAAGAGGATTGGGATCTGGTGTTGAAGGTTCACGCTAAAGGAACATTCATGTGTGCCAGAGCCGCGGCCAGGAAAATGAGAATTCAAAATGAGGGGGGAGTTATCATCAATACGACCTCCATGTCCGGCTTAATTGGCAATTTTGGCCAGATTAATTACGGGCTGGCCAAGGCCGGAATGTACGCCTTTACCAAGATCGCGGCCATGGAACTGGCACGATACGGCATCAGGGTTCATGCTGTCTGCCCGAATGCCTATACCCGCATGACCGCTGATCTGCCTGGGTTTAAGGATATAACCGAGGAGATGCTCTCCCCTGATGCCATAGCGCCTGTGGTGGTCTTTCTGGCTTCTGACCTGGCCAAGGATTTGAATGGACGCGTTATCGGCGCTCACGGCGGCGTGGGGGGAGGCAAGGTTTATGAATTCAAGATGACCGTGGCCGATGGATACTTCCAGAAAAAAGGCCTGCCTTCAGCCCTGGAAATCGCTGAAAACATCGGCCAGGTTCTTAATGCGGTGCCGGACTTGAACATGCTGTCGGTAATGCAAGCCGAATGA
- a CDS encoding sugar phosphate isomerase/epimerase: protein MIQISARTRSLEAAEIILAQGFSILEITLPCPGGLEEEQAWGELARRRGLTLLGHGPEEGDPRILSRLESEYLPQLKLALEAAERLGVTLLTIHLWLDSNRLGPEVIKGKIDLLGRVVEWGVDAGVLVNLENLSETWTDLASPLNRYQGLGLTVDLGHAMLMHPENTAPEIINRLYERIHHLHIHDNHGGGSPRDDLHLFPGQGKVPFPQIFRLLKERGYNRTATLELEPPEMASARDWVLALWQDL, encoded by the coding sequence ATGATACAAATCAGTGCTCGAACACGCAGCCTTGAAGCCGCGGAAATAATCCTGGCTCAGGGGTTCAGTATTCTGGAAATCACCTTGCCTTGTCCGGGCGGCCTTGAGGAAGAACAGGCCTGGGGAGAGCTGGCCCGGAGACGCGGCTTAACCTTACTAGGCCACGGTCCGGAAGAAGGTGATCCTCGGATTTTAAGCCGGCTGGAAAGTGAATATCTGCCGCAGCTTAAACTGGCCCTGGAAGCGGCTGAACGCCTGGGCGTTACGCTCTTGACCATTCATCTCTGGCTCGATTCTAACCGGTTAGGCCCTGAAGTCATTAAAGGCAAGATAGATCTTTTGGGGCGGGTTGTCGAGTGGGGCGTGGATGCAGGCGTTCTTGTCAACCTGGAGAACTTAAGCGAAACATGGACCGATCTTGCAAGCCCCTTAAATCGCTACCAGGGCCTGGGCCTGACCGTGGACCTGGGTCACGCGATGCTCATGCACCCTGAGAACACGGCGCCGGAGATCATTAACCGCCTCTATGAGCGGATTCATCATCTTCACATCCATGATAATCATGGCGGAGGGAGTCCTCGTGACGACCTGCACCTTTTCCCTGGTCAGGGAAAGGTGCCTTTCCCTCAAATTTTTAGGCTGCTTAAAGAGCGCGGATACAACCGAACCGCGACGCTCGAACTTGAGCCCCCTGAAATGGCTTCAGCCCGGGACTGGGTGCTGGCCCTCTGGCAGGATTTATAA
- a CDS encoding nitronate monooxygenase, with translation MIKTAITEMFKIKYPIICGAMMWIAKPKLCAAISNAGGMGNLTAANFETEQDFKNAILETRKLTDQPFMVNVTILPSVRITTEHYKMYFRVCAEEKVAGIEVSGTPIDRACGMEYVEMLKKAGVKLFHKVGAVRHAVHAEKAGYDGIYAAGIEEGGHPLNDDVTTMLLTPRIVESVSIPVVTVGGIANGKTLAAALMLGAEGVMMASRFMATKECEVHEGIKQELVDRQENDTTLIFKSIGLQGRALKNRTVGQILEIEGKDGGLEELMPLMAGERSKEAWEIGDIDAAPMMVGQSIGLIHNVPTCTELLDKMMAEAQEQLQNVYNRMQKT, from the coding sequence ATGATCAAAACGGCCATTACCGAGATGTTCAAGATTAAGTATCCCATCATTTGCGGCGCCATGATGTGGATTGCCAAACCGAAGCTGTGCGCCGCCATATCGAATGCCGGCGGTATGGGCAATCTTACGGCGGCAAACTTCGAAACCGAGCAGGACTTTAAAAACGCAATCCTTGAGACCAGAAAGCTCACGGATCAACCCTTCATGGTGAACGTGACCATCCTACCATCGGTGCGTATTACGACTGAACACTATAAGATGTATTTCCGCGTCTGTGCGGAAGAGAAGGTCGCGGGTATCGAAGTCTCCGGCACCCCGATTGATCGGGCCTGCGGCATGGAATACGTCGAGATGTTGAAAAAAGCAGGGGTCAAGCTCTTTCACAAGGTCGGAGCGGTCCGGCATGCGGTCCACGCCGAAAAGGCGGGGTATGACGGCATCTATGCCGCCGGGATTGAAGAGGGAGGCCATCCCTTAAATGATGACGTGACAACAATGCTGCTCACCCCGCGAATCGTGGAATCCGTATCTATTCCGGTCGTTACCGTTGGAGGAATCGCCAACGGGAAAACCCTGGCCGCCGCCCTGATGCTTGGGGCCGAAGGAGTCATGATGGCCAGCCGCTTCATGGCCACCAAGGAATGCGAGGTTCATGAAGGCATCAAGCAGGAGCTCGTGGACCGCCAGGAGAACGACACTACCCTCATTTTCAAATCCATCGGTCTCCAAGGCAGGGCTTTAAAAAATAGGACTGTCGGACAAATTCTTGAAATTGAAGGCAAAGACGGGGGCCTCGAGGAGCTCATGCCTCTCATGGCCGGGGAGCGCAGCAAGGAGGCCTGGGAAATAGGGGATATTGACGCAGCGCCAATGATGGTCGGACAATCCATCGGGCTGATCCACAACGTCCCGACCTGTACTGAGCTTCTGGATAAAATGATGGCCGAAGCCCAGGAGCAGCTCCAGAACGTATATAACCGGATGCAAAAAACCTAG